CGACCTCGGCCAAGCTGTCCGTCAAGAAGTACGAGTTCGACATCGGCTGGCTCTACATCCGCACCTTCGAGATCCTGGGCCTGGCCAAGGTCCGCAAGACCCCGCCGATGCTCAAGCTCGGCCAGGTTCGCCCGGTGGCGGATGCGCACACGCTGGAAGCCATCATCGCCAACCGCTACGAGGTGATGGCCAAGTACGGCCGCGAGCTGAAGCGGGCCTGTGCTGCCGAGCTGGACCAGCTCAAGGCGGCCGGCGCGAAGAACACCGCCAAGTGGAAGGAATTGCGCCTGGCCAAGCGCTGGCTGCACCGCGACGAGGACCGCATCCCGAGCAGCGTGCGCCAGCAAATCGCCAGCGCCTGCGCCGACTCGCCCGCCCTGGCCAAGCTGCTGGCCATGCGCGAGGAACTGCGCCAGCTCTGGACCCGCACCAATGTGTCGGCCGAGCAGCTGGTGGCCGACCTGCAGGCCTGGTGCAAGAAGGCCGAGGAAAGCGGCATCGCCGCCCTGCAGGACTTCGCCCTCAAGCTGCGTGCTGCCCACGCCTGACCGGCCGTCCCGCTGACAAGGAGCGCCTTCTTCGGAAGGCGCTTTTTTTTCACCGCTGTTATTTCACTTCTGCATATTCGCTGGCGCCGGCCGGTACGGCACGACCGCCGCCGCCGTCCGTCTGGCGGCGAGGGCTTCGCCGGCGCACGGTGGCCCGCTATGCTTGCGATGGCAAGCGCTCGGCGAGCAGAAGCGCGGGGTGAGGGAATCGTCCGGGCCTTGGGCCCGATTCCTACTTTGTTGCCTTGTCAGGGAAGACCCGTCATGAAAATTCTCCATCCCGCCCTCCGCCGAATCGTCCTCGGCGTTGGCCTCGCCATCGGCATGCAAGGTGCGGCGCAGGCCATCATCCTCGACAGCTCCTTTGAGGCCAAAGACCTGCCGGGCACCAGCGTGGCCCAGCGGCCGAGCCTGGCTGGCGAAGTGCTCGAAGACGAGCTGGTGTCCTTCTCCTACGGGGTCGATGGGCGGCCGGTGTCCGGGCAGATCCAGTCCCGCGTGGTGCGCTCCTCGGTGGACGGCACGCTGGACTTCTACTGGCGCATCTCGGTCGACGAAGGCTCGCAGGCCGCTGTCAACAACTTCGAGGTGCGCGACATCGAAGCCCCGAGCTATGACGTCGACTGGCGCTCCGACGGCCTGGGCGACGTGGCCCCCACCGAGGCATTCGCGGTGTTCTCGCCCGACACCTACTCGGTGTTCTATTTCGACTTCCCGAACTGGGTGGCCGGCATCGAGGCCGGGCAGAGCTCGCGCTTTCTCTTCCTCGACACCCAGGCCACCAGCTACACCCGGGGCGCGAGCATGAGTGTCGGCACCTATGGGTGGATGCACAGCTCGAGCATCTTCACCACCTTCGCCCCGGCG
This genomic stretch from Eleftheria terrae harbors:
- a CDS encoding PEP-CTERM sorting domain-containing protein, whose translation is MKILHPALRRIVLGVGLAIGMQGAAQAIILDSSFEAKDLPGTSVAQRPSLAGEVLEDELVSFSYGVDGRPVSGQIQSRVVRSSVDGTLDFYWRISVDEGSQAAVNNFEVRDIEAPSYDVDWRSDGLGDVAPTEAFAVFSPDTYSVFYFDFPNWVAGIEAGQSSRFLFLDTQATSYTRGASMSVGTYGWMHSSSIFTTFAPAVPEPATVALTALGLVGLAAVGRRRQAATRSSESHAG